Part of the Pseudomonas lijiangensis genome is shown below.
GTTCTACCAGCAGGCTGGGGTCTTTCAACTGATTCTTGAGCATGATCGAGTCCTGTTCCGGGATGACTGCCAGTCTAAGCAGCCGCCACAGTCCAGGATGCTGAAAGCGGCGAACCAGCAGCGTCGGATGCTGAAATTCGCCGCCCCACGGCAGCCTCTACTGCCGCAACGAACCCAGCAGACTCTGCAGGAAACGCTCGCCAGCGGTCATCTGGCTGACCTCGATAAACTCGTCGGGTTTGTGGGCCTGCTCGATGGAACCCGGCCCGCAGACCACCACCGGCACATTGAGACGTCCGGCGAACAGGCCGCCTTCGGTGCCATAGGAAACCTTGATGTGCTGCGTCCCAGGCTCGGCGAAGGCATGCAGCAGGCGCACGGCCTCGACGCTGGGGTGTGTTTCCAGCGCGGGGTACTCGTTCATGATTTCAATTTCGATGTCCGCCACGCCGGACAATTGCCGGGCCTCGCGCACCAGCACTTCGGCGCGCTCACGCAATTGCGCCAGCAGCAGATCGGGATCATCCCCTGGCAGGTTGCGGTACTCGAACTCCAGGGTGCAGAGGTTTGGCACGATATTCAGCGCCTTGCCACCGTCGATACGACCGATATGCACGGTGCTGTAAGGAATGTCATAGCCTTCGTCCCGCGCGCCCTGCTGCTCGACCAGTGCCTGGCTCTTGCGCAGCTCGGCAATGAAATCGCTGGCCAGATGAATCGCGTTGACCGCACGAGGCGCCAGGGAGGAATGCGCTTCCTGGCCACGGCAGTAGGTGCGATAGGAACTCTTGCCCTTATGGCCGATGGCGAAC
Proteins encoded:
- the argE gene encoding acetylornithine deacetylase codes for the protein MTPRALEILKRLIAFDTVSSESNMALIEYVRDLLAGKGIESLIVKDETGKKANLFASTGPRQQPGVLLSGHTDVVPAAGQAWTVPPFEATLRDGRIYGRGTCDMKGFIALAIDAMLDAADMTLSRPLQLALSHDEEIGCVGVRRLLDVLHLAPLRPFLCVVGEPTLMQFAIGHKGKSSYRTYCRGQEAHSSLAPRAVNAIHLASDFIAELRKSQALVEQQGARDEGYDIPYSTVHIGRIDGGKALNIVPNLCTLEFEYRNLPGDDPDLLLAQLRERAEVLVREARQLSGVADIEIEIMNEYPALETHPSVEAVRLLHAFAEPGTQHIKVSYGTEGGLFAGRLNVPVVVCGPGSIEQAHKPDEFIEVSQMTAGERFLQSLLGSLRQ